The following coding sequences are from one Sphingomonadaceae bacterium OTU29LAMAA1 window:
- a CDS encoding mechanosensitive ion channel family protein has protein sequence MMQPVTPPPVKNPLDLIMAKLHVASNDFFLQLPNIVGGIIFVLVAWFVGKLIANGVRKAFHHKGLVDLGGVLASLTFGLVVAASVLIASVIIFPSVKPATIISSLGIGSVAIGFAFKDILQNLLAGILLLINRPYRRGDQIVVKDFEGTVEHIQSRATLIKTYDGRRVIIPNSDVYTSPVVVNTAFPVRRDQFDIGIGYGDKPDRAMVVFTEAIARVDGVEADPAPEVLPWGLDASSVTLRARWWSQSKRTNLVHLRARVILAIWQAAADNGIDLPFPTQQILVHDQTEESDGDRTRQREGWPAGSHPPRPRRGARSAKDDRSEDEA, from the coding sequence ATGATGCAGCCTGTCACGCCACCGCCGGTGAAGAACCCGCTCGACCTCATCATGGCCAAGCTTCACGTCGCTTCGAACGATTTTTTCCTGCAGCTTCCCAATATCGTCGGCGGCATCATCTTTGTGCTGGTCGCCTGGTTCGTCGGCAAGCTGATCGCGAACGGGGTTCGCAAGGCGTTTCACCACAAGGGGCTGGTCGACCTCGGCGGCGTACTCGCATCGCTGACCTTCGGCCTCGTGGTCGCGGCGTCCGTCCTGATCGCCTCGGTCATCATCTTTCCGAGCGTCAAACCGGCGACGATCATCTCCAGCCTCGGCATCGGATCGGTCGCGATCGGCTTCGCCTTCAAGGACATTCTGCAGAACCTCCTCGCCGGCATCCTGCTGCTCATCAACCGCCCCTATCGCCGCGGCGACCAGATCGTGGTCAAGGATTTCGAGGGTACGGTCGAGCACATCCAGAGCCGCGCGACGCTCATCAAGACCTATGACGGCCGCCGGGTCATCATCCCCAATTCCGACGTCTACACGTCGCCCGTCGTGGTCAACACCGCCTTCCCGGTAAGGCGTGACCAGTTCGACATCGGCATCGGCTATGGCGACAAGCCCGATCGCGCGATGGTCGTGTTCACCGAGGCGATCGCCAGGGTAGACGGCGTCGAGGCCGACCCTGCGCCGGAGGTGCTGCCATGGGGCCTCGATGCCAGCTCGGTGACGCTGCGCGCGCGCTGGTGGTCGCAGTCCAAGCGCACCAACCTCGTTCACCTGCGCGCGCGCGTGATCCTGGCGATCTGGCAGGCGGCAGCCGACAACGGCATCGACCTGCCGTTCCCGACGCAGCAAATCCTGGTCCATGACCAGACCGAGGAGAGCGACGGGGACCGAACCCGGCAGCGCGAAGGGTGGCCGGCCGGCAGCCATCCGCCTCGTCCCCGTCGCGGCGCGCGCAGCGCCAAGGACGACCGGTCGGAGGATGAGGCATAG
- a CDS encoding DUF2254 domain-containing protein, whose translation MTAGFRRLADYLGSSYWFVPTIMAIAAVLLAGGMVALDTFVGSSWMDGYVWLYASRPDGARQVLSSVGGSMITVAGTVFSVTIAAVVYASGQYGPRLLTNFMRDRGNQVTLGTFIATFLYCLLVLRTIHSADESGGYGFVPNLALLVGVLLALCSIAVLIYFIHHVPSKIHINSVIEDVGDRLLRGIDDRFPRFVGSAPDDHARTATNIPDTFRDDASASVGEQRRIVVARDTGYIQFLDDEAVLRIASRHDLVLRLQYQPGDFVHVGRALVEVWPPEKCDDACADDLRDAFSVGSRRSALQDLRFLVDELVEIAARALSPGVNDPFTAVTCLDWLSAAMSDLAGRSLPSHLRVDDDGALRVIAHPTTFASLMDRSFGALAQYCAADMVASLRYLNALGEVSLDCDEPDRLTTIRLYADRLEELAGEALKGFNLTRVRTRTAELRTALDQPDYKRRLRDGTAWLSGTA comes from the coding sequence ATGACCGCTGGGTTCCGCCGCCTCGCCGATTATCTCGGCTCCAGCTACTGGTTTGTGCCGACCATCATGGCCATCGCCGCCGTGCTGCTGGCGGGCGGCATGGTCGCACTGGATACGTTCGTCGGCTCGTCCTGGATGGACGGTTACGTCTGGCTATACGCCTCGAGACCGGATGGCGCGCGGCAGGTGCTGTCGTCGGTCGGCGGATCGATGATCACCGTGGCCGGCACGGTGTTCTCGGTGACCATAGCCGCAGTCGTGTACGCCTCGGGCCAGTACGGGCCGCGCCTGCTGACGAACTTCATGCGCGACCGCGGCAATCAGGTGACGCTCGGCACCTTCATCGCCACCTTCCTCTACTGCCTGCTGGTGCTGCGCACGATCCACTCGGCCGACGAGTCGGGCGGCTACGGGTTCGTGCCCAATCTTGCGCTGCTGGTCGGCGTGCTGCTGGCGCTCTGCTCGATCGCGGTGTTGATCTACTTCATCCATCACGTACCCAGCAAAATCCACATCAACAGCGTGATCGAGGATGTCGGTGACCGCCTGCTGCGCGGCATCGACGATCGCTTCCCGCGCTTCGTCGGCAGCGCGCCCGACGATCATGCCAGGACGGCTACGAACATCCCCGACACTTTCCGCGACGATGCCAGTGCGAGCGTCGGCGAGCAGCGTCGTATCGTCGTGGCCAGGGATACGGGGTACATCCAGTTCCTCGACGACGAGGCGGTCCTGCGTATCGCATCCAGGCATGACCTCGTGCTGCGTCTGCAATACCAGCCAGGTGACTTCGTCCACGTCGGCCGCGCTCTGGTCGAGGTCTGGCCGCCGGAGAAATGCGACGATGCCTGTGCGGACGATCTGCGCGATGCGTTCTCCGTCGGCTCGCGGCGCTCGGCCTTGCAGGACCTGCGCTTCCTCGTCGACGAACTGGTCGAGATCGCGGCACGGGCGCTGTCGCCCGGCGTCAACGATCCCTTCACGGCCGTAACGTGCCTCGACTGGCTGAGCGCTGCGATGTCCGATTTGGCCGGACGATCGCTTCCGTCACACCTTCGCGTCGACGACGACGGCGCCCTCCGCGTCATCGCGCATCCGACCACCTTCGCATCGCTGATGGATCGCTCGTTCGGCGCTCTCGCGCAATATTGCGCGGCCGACATGGTGGCGAGCCTGCGCTACCTGAATGCACTGGGCGAGGTGTCGCTCGACTGTGACGAGCCTGACCGGCTGACGACGATCCGGCTCTATGCCGACAGGCTGGAGGAACTGGCAGGTGAGGCGCTGAAGGGCTTCAACCTGACCCGCGTCCGAACCCGCACGGCCGAGCTCCGCACCGCGCTCGACCAACCCGACTACAAGCGTCGCCTGCGTGACGGCACCGCCTGGCTCTCCGGCACGGCCTGA
- a CDS encoding DUF389 domain-containing protein, producing MARIVEDSGWSPRYAFMTMMSAGIAVLGLLLSSPAVVIGAMLISPLMSPILGFGFSLALFDFAELRRSLKALAIGAAAAVAFTALIVTISPLQAPTAEIVARTRPNLFDLAVALFAALAGSFAIIRGRGETIVGVAIATALMPPLAVVGYGIATRNLPVGAGALALFVTNFITIALSATAMARFYGFGHHLSRRQGWMQTIVLVFVFVALAVPLGISLNRIGREAVATAQARSLLAAKFGEDARVTQLDLDFTADPLLVRAVVITPRAAAKKTPAIQDVLVETLGRPIRLDLDQILLDPGAGALEVQREELRQAGDGASAETQRMAALAKMIALVTGIPADEVTIDRDHRRATAAATPLPGATLSTYRMLEARATNETDGWSVAVIPPQEPLPEIAFADNVDALDTAAQAALATTIWAAKRWNIPSLAVPGLPIEAPARPSLTQRRALAIAGVLRARGLTPVPAAAAGQRYRLMPATPSPIP from the coding sequence GTGGCGCGGATCGTCGAGGACAGCGGCTGGTCCCCTCGTTACGCCTTCATGACGATGATGTCGGCGGGGATCGCCGTCCTCGGCTTGCTCCTGTCATCGCCGGCAGTGGTCATCGGGGCGATGCTGATCTCGCCGCTGATGAGTCCGATCCTCGGGTTCGGCTTCAGCCTTGCGCTCTTCGACTTTGCGGAGCTTCGACGCTCGCTGAAAGCGCTGGCGATCGGTGCGGCCGCAGCAGTTGCGTTTACTGCCCTGATCGTCACCATCTCACCGCTGCAGGCACCAACCGCAGAGATCGTCGCACGAACGCGACCCAATTTATTCGATCTTGCCGTTGCGCTGTTCGCCGCCCTGGCAGGCAGCTTCGCGATCATACGCGGGCGCGGTGAGACGATCGTCGGTGTTGCCATCGCCACCGCGCTCATGCCGCCTTTGGCAGTGGTCGGCTATGGGATCGCGACCCGCAACCTGCCCGTTGGGGCGGGTGCCTTAGCGCTCTTCGTTACGAACTTCATCACGATAGCGCTCTCTGCAACGGCAATGGCCCGCTTCTACGGCTTTGGGCACCACCTCTCGCGACGCCAGGGCTGGATGCAGACCATTGTGCTGGTCTTTGTTTTTGTAGCGCTCGCGGTGCCGCTTGGGATTTCGCTCAATCGGATCGGTCGCGAGGCGGTTGCGACCGCGCAGGCACGTTCTCTTCTTGCCGCGAAATTCGGCGAGGATGCGCGAGTGACGCAGCTCGACCTCGACTTCACAGCCGATCCTCTACTGGTCAGGGCTGTCGTAATCACGCCGAGAGCCGCCGCCAAGAAGACCCCTGCCATCCAGGATGTGCTCGTAGAGACCTTGGGGCGGCCGATACGCCTGGATCTCGACCAGATCCTGCTCGACCCCGGTGCCGGCGCCCTCGAAGTACAGCGCGAGGAGCTGAGGCAGGCGGGCGACGGTGCAAGCGCCGAAACGCAGCGCATGGCAGCACTCGCAAAGATGATTGCGCTGGTCACCGGCATCCCCGCCGACGAAGTGACGATCGATCGTGACCATCGTCGTGCTACGGCCGCAGCCACCCCCTTACCGGGCGCGACTCTGTCGACCTACCGGATGCTCGAGGCGCGGGCGACGAACGAGACCGACGGTTGGTCGGTCGCAGTGATCCCGCCGCAGGAGCCGTTGCCGGAGATTGCGTTTGCCGACAACGTCGACGCACTCGACACTGCCGCGCAGGCTGCGTTGGCGACGACGATCTGGGCGGCAAAGCGATGGAACATCCCGTCGCTCGCCGTGCCCGGTCTTCCCATCGAAGCGCCTGCCCGCCCCTCCCTGACGCAACGTCGCGCCCTTGCGATCGCCGGCGTCTTGCGAGCCCGGGGCCTGACACCCGTGCCCGCCGCTGCGGCAGGACAGCGCTATCGATTGATGCCAGCAACGCCCAGTCCGATACCCTAG